In Candidatus Eisenbacteria bacterium, the following are encoded in one genomic region:
- a CDS encoding NCS2 family permease, which yields MFERIFRLRENETSVRREAIGGATTFFTLSYILFVQPSVLASCGMDHGAVVIATCVASAFATILMGLSANLPIALAPAMGHNFFFAFTVCGAAAIGGYGYPWTVGLGAVFVSGALFLILSLTGVRSAILNVFPPSLRVAIAVGIGLLITLVGLEYGGIVVGKPGTLIGLGDLGSPAAEAAWIGAAATLILLALRVRGAMLLGIVAAVLVGLLRGIFRFDGFVGFPRVEEPAFLRLDILGVFREPGFLTVLFVLLFLDLFDTIGTLLGVAESGGLLRDGRLPRDKQALLSDAAGTVAGALLGTSTITSYIESAAGIAEGARTGLASLFTAALLLLSLAFYPLLRAIGGGIDAGGTTLYPFIAPPLIVVGAIMLRAVRGLDWSDPTEYLPAFLPMVIIPFSFSISEGIGFGIIAYSALKIVTGRAREAHAVLHLLAALFLLRYLFLR from the coding sequence ATGTTCGAGAGGATCTTCCGTCTCCGCGAAAACGAAACCTCGGTCCGCCGCGAAGCGATCGGCGGGGCGACCACCTTTTTCACCCTTTCCTACATCCTCTTCGTCCAGCCTTCCGTGCTCGCCTCCTGCGGTATGGATCACGGCGCGGTGGTGATCGCCACCTGCGTCGCCTCCGCCTTCGCGACGATCCTGATGGGGCTGTCGGCGAACCTGCCGATCGCTCTCGCCCCCGCCATGGGCCACAACTTCTTCTTCGCCTTCACCGTCTGCGGCGCCGCGGCGATCGGCGGCTACGGCTACCCCTGGACGGTCGGTCTCGGCGCGGTGTTCGTCTCCGGCGCCCTCTTTCTCATCCTCAGCCTCACCGGAGTCCGATCGGCGATCCTCAACGTCTTCCCCCCGAGCCTTCGCGTCGCCATCGCCGTCGGTATCGGCCTCCTGATCACGCTGGTCGGACTCGAATACGGCGGCATCGTCGTGGGGAAGCCGGGGACGTTGATCGGTCTCGGCGACCTGGGATCGCCGGCGGCGGAGGCGGCGTGGATCGGCGCGGCGGCGACCCTCATCCTGTTGGCGCTTCGCGTGCGCGGCGCCATGCTCCTCGGCATCGTCGCCGCGGTCCTCGTCGGGCTCCTCCGGGGGATCTTCCGCTTCGACGGTTTCGTCGGTTTCCCGCGCGTCGAGGAACCGGCTTTTCTGCGGCTCGACATTCTGGGCGTGTTCCGCGAACCGGGGTTTCTGACCGTGCTCTTCGTGCTCCTCTTCCTCGACCTGTTCGACACGATCGGCACCCTACTCGGTGTCGCCGAATCGGGCGGGCTCCTGCGTGACGGCCGGCTCCCCCGGGACAAGCAGGCGCTCCTCTCCGACGCGGCGGGGACCGTCGCCGGCGCCCTGCTCGGCACCTCCACGATCACCAGCTACATCGAGAGCGCCGCCGGGATCGCCGAGGGCGCCCGCACCGGCCTCGCGAGCCTTTTCACCGCGGCCCTCCTCCTCCTCTCCCTCGCCTTCTACCCGCTTCTTCGGGCGATCGGCGGCGGCATCGACGCGGGGGGGACGACGCTCTATCCATTCATCGCCCCCCCCCTCATCGTCGTCGGCGCGATCATGCTTCGGGCGGTGCGCGGTCTCGACTGGAGCGATCCGACCGAATACCTCCCCGCCTTCCTCCCGATGGTGATCATCCCCTTCAGTTTCTCCATCAGCGAAGGGATCGGCTTCGGCATCATCGCCTACTCGGCGCTCAAGATCGTCACCGGTCGGGCGCGGGAAGCGCACGCCGTCCTGCACCTGCTCGCGGCGCTCTTTCTGCTCCGCTACCTGTTTCTGCGTTAA
- a CDS encoding tetratricopeptide repeat protein — protein MKAKPAGERGGQRDGAILFLAAAAAGLLNLRFLSGDPFLQHPIIDAAEYLAEARALVAGVASWERAPIHGPVYSLFLVPFAALFRSPLPAIYLLQIALAGASAALVRSAAALLGGRRVGFIAGALVALAPPILYFEAQVLPVILQVFLHAVLLRALVVPARAAPRNLVIAGLAAGLSYATHPGAGPSVVAITLLLLFRVRPRRRWLLFAAACAAPLLPVSILNARAGEGMLPAPGNAGLNLYIGNGAGSNGTAHVRPGYGWERLTAAPLFEGIEGNAARNRYYLDRMLRDWRRDPAGAVRRIAGKTVLFLSGSTIDASQDFDAFRKRSPLLRLSLFDAVLLLPLGLAFLLSPRARRGGWMVASLGLAGYGVSVALTVFAVRYRAPVWPFLAPLAAGSIDGILRGTRAERIRTATATVLLLLLGLADPFGDRGRNPVRTDYNLGRLYYSRGDFGRAESYLRRLAERAVSRADEADAANALGVVAMDRPGGADAERWLRRAIQVAPDYADAHYNLGLLLMRRGEGKEAAEELDRAILLDPGHAAALYAKGILLEGRGETEEAERFYRLSLRRDRTAPEAWNALGVLLARRGERAEAERCFRSALALDPRNENAKRNMDMLRRAATSALPVR, from the coding sequence ATGAAAGCGAAGCCGGCCGGAGAGCGCGGGGGACAAAGGGACGGAGCGATTCTCTTTCTGGCCGCCGCCGCCGCCGGCCTGTTGAACCTCCGTTTCCTGTCCGGTGACCCGTTCCTTCAGCATCCGATCATCGACGCGGCGGAGTATCTCGCCGAGGCGCGCGCGCTGGTCGCCGGCGTCGCTTCCTGGGAAAGAGCGCCGATCCACGGCCCCGTCTATTCGCTCTTCCTCGTCCCCTTCGCCGCCCTCTTCCGTTCCCCGCTCCCCGCGATCTATCTCCTGCAGATCGCGCTCGCCGGCGCGTCGGCGGCGCTGGTCCGCTCCGCGGCGGCGTTGCTCGGCGGGCGCCGGGTCGGTTTTATCGCGGGCGCGCTCGTCGCCCTCGCCCCGCCGATTCTCTACTTCGAGGCGCAGGTTCTGCCGGTGATCCTCCAGGTCTTTCTACACGCCGTTCTTCTCCGGGCGCTCGTCGTTCCGGCCCGCGCCGCCCCGCGGAATCTGGTGATCGCCGGGCTCGCCGCCGGGCTCTCCTACGCGACGCATCCGGGGGCGGGGCCGTCGGTCGTCGCCATCACCCTCCTGCTCCTTTTCCGCGTCCGTCCCCGGCGGCGGTGGCTCCTCTTCGCCGCCGCCTGCGCCGCGCCGCTCCTTCCCGTTTCCATTCTCAATGCGCGCGCCGGCGAGGGAATGCTCCCCGCGCCTGGGAACGCGGGGCTCAACCTGTACATCGGGAACGGCGCCGGCTCGAACGGTACGGCGCACGTCCGGCCCGGCTACGGTTGGGAAAGGCTCACCGCCGCGCCTCTCTTCGAGGGGATCGAGGGAAACGCGGCGCGGAACCGTTACTACCTGGACCGCATGCTGCGCGATTGGCGCCGCGACCCCGCGGGCGCGGTCCGGCGGATCGCCGGCAAAACGGTCCTCTTCCTCTCCGGGTCGACCATCGACGCGAGCCAGGACTTCGACGCTTTCCGGAAGCGCTCGCCCCTCCTCCGTCTCTCTCTTTTCGACGCGGTCCTCCTTCTCCCGCTCGGGCTCGCGTTCCTTCTCTCGCCTCGCGCGCGCCGCGGCGGATGGATGGTGGCGTCCCTCGGCCTCGCCGGATACGGCGTCTCCGTCGCGCTCACCGTCTTCGCCGTCCGTTACCGCGCGCCGGTCTGGCCGTTCCTCGCCCCCCTCGCGGCCGGATCGATCGATGGGATCCTTCGTGGAACGCGCGCCGAACGAATCCGCACGGCGACGGCGACGGTCCTTCTCCTGCTGCTCGGGCTCGCCGATCCCTTCGGCGATCGGGGACGAAACCCGGTGAGGACCGATTACAACCTCGGCCGTCTCTACTATAGCCGCGGCGACTTCGGCCGCGCCGAGTCGTATCTTCGCCGCCTGGCGGAGAGGGCCGTCTCCCGAGCGGACGAGGCGGATGCCGCGAACGCCCTGGGCGTGGTCGCCATGGACCGGCCCGGCGGAGCGGATGCGGAACGATGGCTCCGCCGCGCGATCCAAGTCGCCCCCGACTACGCCGACGCACATTACAACCTCGGCCTTCTTCTGATGCGGCGAGGTGAGGGGAAGGAGGCGGCGGAGGAACTGGACCGCGCCATCCTTCTCGACCCGGGGCACGCGGCGGCGCTTTACGCGAAAGGGATTTTGCTCGAGGGGCGGGGGGAGACGGAGGAGGCGGAGCGGTTTTACCGGCTCTCCCTGAGGCGGGACCGGACCGCCCCGGAGGCGTGGAACGCGCTCGGCGTCCTTCTGGCGCGGCGCGGCGAGAGGGCCGAGGCGGAGCGGTGTTTCCGGAGCGCTCTCGCGCTGGATCCTCGGAATGAAAACGCGAAACGGAACATGGACATGCTCCGGCGCGCGGCCACCTCCGCCCTTCCGGTCCGCTAG
- a CDS encoding DUF2723 domain-containing protein, with protein sequence MNRIPHLPGVLAAGVLFALYLFTLSPGVFLGDSGELTAAAYRLDIPHPPGYPLYALSGRIASLPPIGSVALRLNLLSAITGAIAVFLLYRAARVLAGPFPSFVASVLFGTAPLFWSQCVVAEVYAPATALFLAALFPILRARDERDALLGGYCAGLAAAAHPTGALLLPFLPFAGLSARRRHRATRNALLAATAPLLAAAAALTLFLYLPVRSALDPPVDWGNPETARAFFAHLFRLQYGDVILADPGFGGAARRIAAGLGRLSGENIPTVLLPILLLGMVGSFLRRGNGSAATRAGVFLLAGPALLAALRFPLAPDRVEENSVFLIPLLAILSLWIAEGIHVLARAIPGHAPRAAGALILAAVVALHAGEVLPRMRFDRVRLPEEYARRILTRLPRDAGLIAEGDDMVFPLLYLRAAENLRPDVGLYQLNGSIFPPPPEGDGAPRYRTFPAPGAIPDWPLWRKPDAAPPIDPGEPPLPAKEWGVMAGSAPLRALWINHLETASRSARTIERAAIFRLAAIETEGRLFFGDEDAALRYARATVLIDRDRTMEAVSALQLHVDGRVVPEDAPSLVLLAQLHLRRGAEGLARVALSRLPENAGPETLLRAATTFRWLGEREEARRLLERALREDPYAAEGFESLAEIEAETNEKEEAARHAVRALLIDPTMVGPRLLLARLAVERGDRRGAERHYRRLLRVLPIGPEADEAHRFLEGNPERR encoded by the coding sequence GTGAATCGTATCCCTCACCTTCCGGGCGTTCTCGCCGCGGGCGTTCTTTTCGCGCTCTACCTGTTCACTCTCTCTCCCGGCGTATTCCTCGGCGACTCGGGGGAGTTGACCGCCGCCGCCTACCGTCTCGACATCCCCCACCCACCCGGCTATCCCCTTTACGCCCTGTCGGGACGAATCGCTTCGCTCCCGCCGATCGGCTCGGTCGCCCTCCGCCTCAATCTCCTCTCGGCCATCACCGGCGCTATCGCCGTTTTCCTTCTCTATCGCGCCGCCCGCGTCCTGGCCGGTCCGTTCCCCTCCTTCGTCGCGTCGGTGCTCTTCGGAACCGCTCCTCTCTTCTGGTCGCAATGCGTGGTCGCCGAAGTGTACGCGCCGGCAACGGCCCTCTTCCTCGCGGCGCTGTTTCCGATCCTCCGCGCCCGCGACGAAAGGGACGCGCTTTTAGGCGGCTACTGCGCGGGGCTGGCCGCAGCGGCCCACCCGACCGGCGCGCTCCTCCTCCCCTTCCTCCCCTTCGCCGGATTGTCCGCGCGCCGGAGACACCGCGCTACGCGGAACGCCCTCCTCGCCGCCACCGCGCCCCTTCTCGCCGCCGCGGCGGCGCTCACCCTCTTCCTCTATCTACCGGTGCGCTCCGCGCTCGACCCGCCCGTCGACTGGGGGAATCCGGAAACGGCACGGGCGTTTTTCGCGCACCTTTTCCGGCTTCAATATGGAGACGTCATTCTCGCGGACCCGGGATTCGGCGGGGCGGCGCGGCGGATCGCCGCCGGACTGGGCCGCCTCTCGGGAGAGAATATCCCCACCGTCCTCCTACCGATTCTCCTGCTCGGCATGGTGGGATCTTTCCTCCGAAGAGGGAACGGAAGCGCCGCGACGCGGGCCGGCGTGTTCCTCCTCGCCGGTCCGGCGCTCCTCGCCGCGCTCCGTTTTCCCCTCGCGCCGGACAGGGTGGAGGAGAACTCGGTCTTTTTGATCCCGCTCCTCGCGATTCTCTCCCTCTGGATCGCCGAGGGGATCCATGTCCTCGCCCGGGCGATCCCGGGGCACGCGCCGCGCGCCGCCGGCGCATTGATCCTCGCGGCGGTCGTCGCCCTCCACGCGGGAGAGGTGTTGCCGAGGATGCGTTTCGACCGCGTCCGACTGCCGGAGGAGTATGCCCGCCGAATCCTCACCCGTCTTCCGCGCGACGCCGGGCTGATCGCCGAGGGGGACGACATGGTCTTCCCCCTTCTCTACCTGCGGGCGGCGGAAAATCTCCGGCCGGACGTGGGCCTCTATCAATTGAACGGTTCGATTTTCCCCCCGCCACCGGAGGGGGACGGAGCGCCCCGCTACCGCACCTTCCCGGCGCCGGGGGCGATTCCGGACTGGCCGCTCTGGAGGAAACCGGACGCCGCGCCCCCGATCGACCCGGGTGAACCTCCGCTCCCGGCGAAGGAGTGGGGAGTGATGGCCGGATCCGCTCCACTTCGCGCTCTTTGGATCAACCATTTGGAGACGGCGTCGCGGTCGGCGCGGACGATCGAACGGGCGGCGATCTTCCGTCTCGCCGCGATCGAAACGGAGGGGAGGCTGTTTTTCGGCGACGAAGACGCGGCGCTCCGTTACGCGAGGGCGACGGTCCTCATAGACCGGGATCGGACGATGGAAGCGGTCTCGGCGCTCCAGCTCCATGTCGACGGGAGGGTCGTTCCGGAGGATGCGCCCTCCCTCGTCCTGCTGGCGCAGCTCCACCTCCGCCGCGGGGCGGAGGGGTTGGCGCGGGTCGCTCTCTCCCGGCTGCCGGAGAACGCCGGACCGGAGACGCTCCTCCGCGCGGCCACCACGTTTCGGTGGCTTGGCGAGCGGGAAGAGGCGCGCCGTCTTCTCGAGCGGGCGCTCCGCGAGGACCCCTATGCGGCGGAGGGATTCGAGTCACTCGCGGAGATCGAGGCGGAAACGAACGAAAAAGAAGAGGCGGCGCGGCACGCGGTCCGCGCCTTGCTCATCGATCCCACGATGGTCGGTCCGCGACTGCTTCTCGCCCGACTCGCCGTCGAGCGCGGTGATCGACGCGGCGCGGAGCGCCACTATCGCCGTCTGCTCCGGGTTCTCCCCATCGGTCCGGAGGCGGACGAGGCGCACCGTTTCCTCGAAGGGAATCCGGAGAGGCGCTAG
- a CDS encoding YXWGXW repeat-containing protein: MRWIACLLLALTLGSAGCAVYTRPIPPPARLEVRPAGPRCPGAVWVSGHWKWQGRRSGYNWISGHWRCP, encoded by the coding sequence ATGCGTTGGATCGCTTGTCTTCTCCTCGCATTGACGCTCGGATCGGCCGGCTGCGCCGTGTACACCCGTCCGATTCCGCCGCCGGCGAGGTTGGAGGTGCGTCCCGCCGGCCCACGCTGTCCGGGCGCGGTCTGGGTGAGCGGGCATTGGAAATGGCAGGGGCGCCGGTCCGGCTACAACTGGATTTCGGGCCACTGGCGTTGTCCCTGA
- a CDS encoding TIGR02757 family protein: MDRTGRFLEAVYRKYARPEFLHTDPLTVVRRYEDPADRETVAFFVALIAYGRVRSIREHAEDLLRLFGDEPARYVRDFDPERELPRLHPLRYRFHTGRDLAAVAAALRLAIDRHGSLERFFLDGGGDVRTRIARMSRRLLESATGAIPAGPDRGVSRGLRFLLASPEKGGACKRWNLFLRWMVRRDDGIDLGLWSGTDPAELIVPLDVHLLRIGGRLGFVTGRAANWNAAERLTGSLRRWDRRDPLRFDFPICRLGILDRCPAEGFRAECRACEIFPFCENFSKEVGKKIR, translated from the coding sequence ATGGATCGAACCGGACGATTTCTGGAGGCGGTTTACCGAAAGTACGCGAGGCCGGAGTTTCTCCACACCGACCCTCTCACCGTCGTGCGTCGCTACGAGGATCCGGCGGACAGAGAAACGGTCGCCTTCTTCGTCGCCCTGATCGCCTACGGGAGGGTGCGCTCGATTCGGGAACACGCCGAGGATCTCCTTCGCCTCTTCGGCGACGAGCCGGCGCGCTACGTCCGCGACTTTGATCCGGAGCGCGAACTCCCCCGCCTCCACCCGCTCCGCTACCGTTTCCACACCGGCCGGGATCTGGCGGCGGTCGCCGCCGCGCTCCGTCTCGCCATCGATCGGCACGGTTCTCTGGAGCGTTTCTTTCTCGACGGAGGCGGCGACGTCCGGACCCGCATCGCACGGATGTCTCGTCGTCTTCTGGAATCGGCGACCGGAGCGATCCCCGCCGGTCCGGATCGCGGTGTTTCGCGTGGGCTCCGCTTTCTGCTCGCCTCTCCGGAAAAGGGGGGCGCGTGCAAGCGCTGGAACCTCTTTCTCCGGTGGATGGTCCGACGGGACGATGGGATCGATCTCGGCTTGTGGAGTGGGACGGACCCGGCGGAATTGATCGTCCCTCTCGACGTCCACCTCCTCCGAATCGGAGGCCGCCTCGGATTCGTGACGGGCCGCGCGGCCAACTGGAACGCGGCCGAACGCCTCACCGGCTCCCTCCGAAGGTGGGACCGGAGGGATCCGCTCCGCTTCGATTTTCCGATCTGTCGTCTGGGAATTCTCGATCGATGTCCCGCCGAAGGATTTCGAGCCGAGTGTCGGGCCTGTGAGATTTTCCCGTTCTGCGAGAATTTTTCTAAAGAAGTCGGCAAAAAAATACGATAA
- a CDS encoding sulfatase, with translation MRKKRKARWGRTAPVLFFMAILAGCAGRERPSVILITIDTLRADRLGCYGAPRTRTHAMDRIAAEGVLFSDCVTPVPSTSPSHATILSGLYPRSHGLRENGAPLGEDVPLLSEAMRREGYATVAFVSGFPLLGEFGFDRGFDRFDDRLVDGFVDRDGERRGTERIAEKTVDAFLVWLEREEGPFFAWLHFFDPHSVYAAPGPFRRMYYDGRERDPANRSLEGIEIPAYHGLAGVTDVNYPIALYEGEVSYTDHQLERLLDGLERRGLADRVLLLVTGDHGESMTEHGYYFGHSHFLYEPSLHVPLLIRWPGRLPEGAIRTEPVSLVDIPATLMDLLSLGAVFPTEGRSLAPLARGEGDTREEAVFLERPRIRSAGELRGVRSGPWKYLDDPERGEELYRLDVDPEERENLIDTEAEEAARLRRMLEEHMRGDSADEEYTVDEETRKTLRGLGYVD, from the coding sequence ATGCGTAAAAAGCGGAAGGCGCGGTGGGGACGGACGGCGCCGGTTCTGTTTTTCATGGCGATCCTCGCCGGTTGCGCCGGGCGGGAACGGCCGAGCGTGATTCTCATCACGATCGACACGCTCCGCGCCGACCGGCTCGGTTGTTATGGAGCGCCTCGGACCCGCACGCACGCCATGGACCGCATCGCCGCCGAGGGCGTGCTCTTTTCCGATTGCGTCACTCCCGTCCCCTCTACCTCGCCGTCGCACGCCACCATACTCAGCGGCCTCTACCCGCGGAGTCACGGCCTCCGCGAAAACGGCGCTCCTCTCGGTGAGGATGTTCCCCTTCTCTCCGAGGCGATGCGCCGCGAAGGCTACGCCACCGTCGCCTTCGTGAGCGGCTTCCCCCTGCTCGGCGAGTTCGGTTTCGACCGTGGCTTCGACCGGTTCGACGACCGTCTCGTCGACGGATTCGTCGACCGGGACGGCGAGCGGCGCGGGACCGAGCGAATCGCCGAGAAGACGGTGGACGCCTTTCTCGTCTGGCTCGAGAGGGAGGAAGGTCCTTTCTTCGCTTGGTTGCACTTCTTCGATCCTCACTCGGTCTACGCCGCGCCCGGTCCCTTCCGGCGGATGTACTACGACGGCCGGGAACGGGATCCGGCGAACCGGAGCCTGGAGGGGATCGAGATTCCCGCCTACCATGGACTGGCGGGCGTGACGGACGTGAATTATCCGATCGCTCTGTACGAGGGTGAGGTTTCCTACACGGACCACCAGCTCGAACGGTTGTTGGACGGTCTGGAGCGCCGCGGCTTGGCGGACCGGGTCCTCCTTTTGGTCACCGGGGATCACGGCGAAAGCATGACCGAGCACGGGTACTACTTCGGCCATTCCCACTTTCTCTACGAGCCCTCGCTTCACGTTCCCCTGCTGATCCGTTGGCCGGGCCGGCTTCCGGAAGGGGCGATCCGAACCGAGCCGGTTTCACTCGTCGACATTCCCGCCACACTGATGGACCTGCTCTCCCTGGGGGCGGTCTTTCCCACCGAGGGGCGGAGCTTGGCGCCGCTCGCCCGAGGGGAGGGGGACACGCGCGAGGAGGCCGTGTTCCTCGAACGCCCGCGGATCCGGTCCGCCGGTGAATTGCGGGGGGTGCGGAGCGGCCCGTGGAAATACCTGGACGACCCGGAGCGGGGCGAGGAACTGTATCGTCTCGACGTCGATCCGGAGGAGAGGGAGAACCTCATCGACACCGAGGCGGAAGAAGCCGCGCGGCTCCGCCGCATGCTGGAGGAACACATGCGGGGCGATTCCGCCGACGAGGAGTACACCGTGGACGAGGAGACGCGCAAGACGTTGCGCGGTCTCGGCTACGTGGACTGA
- a CDS encoding Na+/H+ antiporter NhaC family protein: MNQLRIGIVAIFLALVFLAPAPDRLYLAERSLESLLPRVAEGMNGAAPGTIELSLSGLEEERSGPIAEEARARLVGLLVERGIAPVPEGPPLRSRILVGEKETRVFWSVGDGAEREAAARHLSWIALLPPFTAILIALILQRTIPALFLGVWLGATLLRGFNPLLGLWAFLRVYLVEEALLDSFRIEIIGFVIGLVALVGIISKGGGVQGMIGVMMRWVRSRRSAQMVTFGMGLVIFFDDYANTILVGSTMRPLTDRFRVSREKLAYLVDSTAAPVAGLSLLSTWIAYEVSQFAPQIAEVGITENPYMVFARTIPYRFYSIFTLLFILSGILLRREYGPMLDAENRSRTTGAVIDERARPMVSDAMTRIAAKEGIPLRWWNAALPLVSVVLVTLIGLWVTGNRALEEPKALSQVFSLVALRDVIAAASSTQAIAAGAWTGFFLAAALLLGQRILSAGEILRASYHSTKGLFFAILILLLAWCIGGVCRDIGTAHYLVALFHRSLSPHFYPIILFILSCLVSFSTGSSWSTMAIILPNSVTLAWILGDASPLGAFGLTVLSIGAVLEGSIFGDHCSPISDTTILSSVSSASDHIDHVRTQIPYAITSMLVAIVVGYFPSTQGVSPAITIPAGLAVLIGILLIRGKRPASDRSIDAGAGQST, encoded by the coding sequence ATGAACCAGCTCCGCATCGGTATCGTGGCGATCTTCCTCGCCCTGGTCTTCCTCGCGCCCGCGCCCGACCGCCTCTATCTCGCCGAGCGTTCCTTGGAGAGCCTTCTCCCCCGCGTCGCGGAGGGGATGAACGGCGCGGCGCCGGGCACGATCGAGCTCTCCCTCTCCGGCCTGGAAGAGGAACGGAGTGGGCCGATCGCGGAGGAGGCGCGCGCGCGACTGGTCGGTCTGCTCGTCGAACGCGGGATCGCGCCCGTGCCGGAAGGACCGCCCCTCCGATCGCGGATCCTGGTCGGGGAGAAAGAGACGCGGGTCTTCTGGAGCGTCGGCGACGGCGCGGAACGGGAGGCGGCGGCGCGCCATCTCTCCTGGATCGCCCTCCTTCCCCCCTTCACGGCGATCCTCATCGCCCTCATCCTGCAGCGCACGATCCCGGCGCTCTTCCTCGGTGTCTGGCTCGGCGCGACCCTCCTCCGCGGCTTCAATCCCCTTCTCGGCCTCTGGGCGTTTCTGCGTGTCTACCTGGTGGAGGAGGCGCTGCTCGATTCCTTCCGCATCGAGATCATCGGTTTCGTGATCGGACTGGTCGCCCTTGTGGGGATCATCAGCAAGGGGGGCGGCGTGCAGGGAATGATCGGCGTGATGATGCGCTGGGTCCGATCGCGGCGCTCCGCGCAGATGGTCACCTTCGGCATGGGCCTCGTGATCTTCTTCGACGACTACGCCAACACGATTCTGGTGGGGAGCACCATGCGCCCCCTGACCGACCGCTTCCGGGTCTCCCGGGAGAAGCTCGCCTATCTGGTCGATTCGACGGCGGCCCCGGTCGCGGGCCTCTCCCTCCTCTCCACGTGGATCGCCTACGAGGTGAGCCAGTTCGCTCCGCAGATCGCCGAGGTGGGGATCACCGAAAACCCCTACATGGTTTTCGCGCGCACCATCCCCTACCGTTTCTATTCCATCTTCACCCTGCTCTTCATCCTGAGCGGGATCCTGCTCCGCCGCGAGTACGGCCCCATGCTCGACGCCGAGAACCGGTCCAGGACCACCGGCGCGGTGATCGACGAGAGGGCGAGGCCGATGGTTTCCGACGCGATGACCCGAATAGCCGCCAAGGAGGGGATCCCCCTTCGATGGTGGAACGCGGCGCTCCCCCTCGTCTCGGTCGTGCTGGTCACGCTGATCGGTCTATGGGTGACCGGCAATCGCGCGCTGGAAGAACCGAAGGCGCTCTCCCAGGTTTTTTCCCTCGTCGCGCTGCGGGACGTGATCGCCGCCGCCAGCTCCACTCAAGCGATCGCCGCCGGCGCGTGGACCGGTTTCTTCCTCGCCGCCGCGCTCCTTCTGGGACAGAGGATTCTCTCCGCCGGCGAGATCCTGCGCGCCTCCTATCATTCCACCAAGGGGCTTTTCTTCGCCATTCTGATCCTCCTTCTCGCCTGGTGCATCGGCGGCGTCTGCCGGGACATCGGCACCGCCCACTATCTGGTGGCTCTCTTTCATCGGTCGCTTTCCCCCCACTTCTACCCGATCATCCTCTTCATCCTCTCCTGCCTGGTCAGCTTCTCCACCGGGTCCTCCTGGTCCACCATGGCGATCATCCTCCCCAACTCGGTCACCCTCGCCTGGATACTCGGCGACGCGTCGCCCCTGGGCGCCTTCGGCCTCACCGTGCTCTCCATCGGCGCCGTCCTGGAGGGCTCCATCTTCGGCGACCACTGCTCGCCCATCTCGGACACCACCATCCTCTCGTCGGTCAGTTCCGCGTCGGACCACATCGACCACGTGCGCACGCAGATCCCCTACGCGATCACGTCGATGCTCGTGGCGATCGTCGTCGGTTACTTCCCCTCCACGCAGGGCGTGTCGCCGGCGATCACGATCCCCGCGGGGCTCGCCGTTCTTATCGGGATTCTTCTGATTCGGGGGAAGCGGCCGGCGTCGGACCGGTCGATCGACGCGGGGGCGGGTCAGTCCACGTAG